One segment of Triticum aestivum cultivar Chinese Spring chromosome 2A, IWGSC CS RefSeq v2.1, whole genome shotgun sequence DNA contains the following:
- the LOC123189032 gene encoding uncharacterized protein gives MPPMATSASVLTLPRLSISPTMPPRASPTTTMMRRTRPLRAACAYTLQEGQSRRSHRLPCGLDLEVIAQQPPSPPSTPGRSERPPLVFVHGSFHAAWCWAERWLPFFSRAGYPCFALSLRAQGESSIPSDTVAGTLETHTGDIADFIRKEVPVPPILIGHSFGGLIVQQYMSCLQGSEPLHPKLSGAVLVCSVPPSGNSGLVWRYLLTKPIAAIKVTLSLAAKAYANSLPLCKETFFSSQMDDELVLRYQNLMKESSKLPLFDLRKLNASLPVPSATDGTLEILVMGASNDFIVDAEGLSETARFYNVQPVCVEGVAHDMMLDCSWEKGAAIILSWLDKLAPRSA, from the exons ATGCCACCCATGGCCACCTCCGCGTCCGTGCTCACCCTTCCCCGCCTCTCCATCTCCCCAACAATGCCACCGCGGGCGTCGCCAAccacgacgatgatgaggaggaccAGGCCCCTCCGCGCCGCGTGCGCCTACACGCTCCAGGAGGGCCAGTCCCGCCGCTCCCACCGCCTGCCCTGCGGCCTCGACCTCGAGGTCATAGCCCAGCAACCGCCTTCTCCGCCCTCGACCCCGGGAAGGAGCGAGCGGCCGCCGCTGGTGTTCGTGCACGGGAGCTTCCACGCGGCCTGGTGCTGGGCGGAGCGCTGGCTGCCCTTCTTCTCGCGCGCCGGATACCCCTGCTTCGCCCTCAGCCTCCGCGCACAG GGTGAAAGCAGCATTCCATCTGACACAGTGGCTGGCACGCTTGAG ACACATACTGGCGATATTGCTGATTTCATCCGAAAGGAGGTCCCTGTCCCACCTATACTAATTGGACATTCATTTGGAGGCTTGATTGTGCAGCAATATATGTCATGCCTACAAG GTTCAGAACCTCTTCATCCAAAGCTTTCTGGCGCTGTTCTTGTCTGTTCTGTACCTCCCTCGGGAAACAG TGGATTAGTATGGCGTTACCTTTTGACTAAACCAATTGCTGCTATCAAG GTTACACTCAGCTTGGCTGCAAAAGCATATGCAAATTCATTGCCTCTCTGCAAAGAAACATTTTTCTCATCACAAATGGATGATGAACTTGTCCTGAG GTACCAAAATCTAATGAAGGAAAGCTCAAAGTTGCCACTATTTGACTTGAGGAAGCTCAATGCATCATTGCCTGTACCTTCTGCCACAGATGGTACATTAGAAATCCTTGTCATGGGTGCAAGCAATGATTTCATTGTT GATGCGGAAGGGCTTTCTGAAACTGCAAGATTTTACAACGTGCAACCTGTCTGTGTGGAAGGGGTAGCACATGATATGATGTTAGATTGCTCGTGGGAGAAAGGAGCTGCGATAATCCTATCTTGGTTAGATAAACTGGCACCAAGATCAGCCTAG